One segment of Anatilimnocola aggregata DNA contains the following:
- a CDS encoding beta strand repeat-containing protein, protein MASSFSTRKRQARQNQKRRQTFLGIETLEERTVLASNVIAAAAGGYLTLVGNADDNRIEIQRSGESDVVVTSLDGVTKINGREGPVTFRKVTHGIIAVTGSGDDEIHITGNDTTVFRLLGSTTINTGNGDDIVRFTNVSMAGSLVVATGNGEDQFIAERDPDLNLVVNGLRVAGATVINTGNQDDIVSIQGSYFNKNFVLHTGLQNDSTDIRSSEFRSFAYLYGGYQSGDELNLFGNSFRFTPFAFGFATRTTSGGPTAVADTATVDEGASIDIEVLGNDTIVNGTIDAEAVEIIAGPDHGTATVNLDGTITYEHNGDEFDTDTFTYTVRDSLGFISNVATVTVTVTPINDVPVGTDDEFTVAEGSTTTLNLAANDSDAEDELDLDSITILSQPTLGAIAINSDGTVSYTHDGSETTDDFFTYTIADLAGEVSLPITVNLTITPVNDAPTIAPLAPAVTDEDIATDPIDVAIDDAETPANLLTISATSDNQTLVPNGNIAFGGSEGARTLVITPAENQSGSANITVSVSDGTTTTTQTFLVTVNPLNDAPTVAVAANVTTAEDTPTAAIAVTVGDVETAAADLTISATSSDITLVPNINIVPGGSGTDRTLVITPAPNQSGTSTITVSVNDGTTTTSQTFLLTVTAVNDAPSITTIDDITAALGTPLAPIDVTIEDLETVEASLTIAVESDNQALITNANLVFTGTGTDRVLTITPEAGVTGVATVTVTANDGSVTTTETFTVSIQAAPTISAIVDQPIDEDGATAAIPFVIGDAVTDANALVITATSSDLTLIPEVGIVIAGTGTDRTVTVTPASNQFGQAMIRLTVTNEFGLSSFVEFEVDVASVNDAPLVASPTLSVDEGAAALFDLGALASDIDGTVDVTSITIVQGQGPVNGTVDVHPDGTITYTHNGSETTTDSFKYTILDNLGQASAEGTVTVNVFPANDAPDAVNDLEAINSDSLPVTFNALDNDTDAETPAGLTVTSVANGATQQQVGFQYLGSYGFVTLGTDGVLSYSIDPAAVDLLLPGETADELITYGITDGELTDTAVFTIRITKVAVAAP, encoded by the coding sequence ATGGCATCTTCGTTCTCGACTCGTAAACGGCAAGCACGTCAGAACCAAAAACGCCGGCAGACCTTTCTGGGCATTGAGACCCTGGAAGAGCGGACCGTGCTAGCGAGCAATGTCATCGCGGCCGCCGCGGGTGGCTACCTGACCCTGGTGGGTAACGCCGACGATAACCGCATCGAGATTCAGCGGTCGGGCGAATCCGATGTGGTGGTTACTTCGCTAGATGGCGTAACCAAAATCAATGGGCGGGAAGGCCCGGTCACGTTCCGCAAAGTCACGCACGGAATTATCGCCGTGACTGGCAGCGGCGACGACGAAATCCACATTACCGGCAACGATACCACCGTGTTCCGCCTGCTCGGCAGCACCACGATCAACACCGGCAATGGTGACGATATCGTGCGGTTCACCAATGTCTCAATGGCTGGCTCGCTGGTGGTCGCCACAGGAAATGGCGAAGATCAGTTTATCGCCGAGCGCGATCCCGACTTGAACCTGGTGGTGAACGGTCTGCGCGTAGCCGGGGCTACGGTCATCAACACCGGCAATCAAGACGACATCGTCTCGATTCAAGGTTCGTACTTCAACAAGAACTTCGTGCTGCATACGGGCTTGCAGAACGACTCGACCGATATCCGCTCCAGCGAATTCCGCTCCTTTGCTTACCTCTACGGTGGCTATCAGTCGGGAGATGAGTTGAACCTGTTTGGTAACTCCTTCCGCTTCACCCCCTTTGCTTTTGGTTTCGCCACGCGCACAACCAGTGGCGGTCCGACTGCCGTCGCCGACACCGCCACCGTTGACGAAGGGGCGAGTATCGACATCGAGGTTCTCGGCAACGACACGATTGTGAACGGCACCATCGATGCGGAAGCTGTGGAGATTATCGCCGGTCCCGATCACGGCACCGCGACCGTCAATCTCGACGGTACGATCACCTATGAACACAACGGTGACGAATTCGACACCGATACGTTCACTTACACTGTTCGCGACAGCTTGGGGTTCATTTCGAACGTGGCGACCGTCACCGTGACCGTTACGCCGATAAACGATGTGCCCGTTGGCACTGACGATGAGTTCACGGTGGCTGAAGGCTCGACGACGACCCTTAACCTGGCCGCCAATGACTCGGACGCTGAAGACGAGTTGGATCTGGACTCGATCACGATCCTGTCTCAGCCCACCCTCGGTGCGATCGCCATCAACTCCGATGGCACGGTGAGTTATACGCACGATGGCTCGGAAACCACCGATGACTTCTTCACCTATACCATCGCCGACCTGGCCGGCGAAGTTTCGTTGCCAATCACGGTGAATCTGACCATCACTCCCGTCAACGATGCGCCGACGATTGCCCCGTTGGCACCTGCTGTCACCGATGAAGATATCGCCACCGATCCAATCGACGTGGCGATTGACGATGCCGAAACTCCCGCCAATCTGCTGACCATTTCAGCCACCTCCGACAATCAAACGCTGGTACCCAATGGCAACATCGCATTCGGCGGCTCGGAAGGTGCGCGGACGCTCGTCATCACACCCGCTGAGAATCAGTCGGGCAGTGCCAATATCACCGTCTCGGTCAGTGACGGCACCACCACCACGACGCAGACGTTCCTGGTGACCGTCAATCCCTTGAATGACGCGCCGACCGTCGCCGTAGCTGCCAACGTAACGACCGCCGAAGATACACCGACCGCGGCAATTGCTGTCACTGTGGGGGACGTCGAGACCGCCGCAGCTGACTTGACGATTTCTGCCACGTCGAGCGACATCACGCTGGTACCGAACATCAACATTGTCCCCGGTGGTTCGGGGACGGACCGAACACTTGTCATCACGCCCGCCCCCAATCAATCGGGCACTTCGACAATCACGGTCTCGGTTAATGACGGCACAACCACCACTTCGCAAACCTTCCTCCTTACTGTGACTGCGGTAAACGACGCACCGTCGATTACCACGATTGACGACATCACGGCAGCCCTCGGCACTCCCCTCGCTCCCATCGACGTAACGATTGAGGACCTCGAAACGGTCGAGGCCAGCCTGACGATTGCGGTCGAGTCGGACAATCAAGCCCTGATTACGAATGCCAATCTGGTGTTCACTGGCACGGGTACCGATCGAGTCCTGACCATCACTCCAGAAGCGGGTGTAACTGGCGTGGCGACGGTGACGGTCACTGCCAACGACGGCAGCGTCACCACGACCGAGACGTTCACGGTTAGCATTCAGGCCGCACCCACTATTTCGGCAATTGTCGATCAGCCAATCGATGAAGACGGTGCCACGGCAGCCATTCCTTTCGTCATCGGTGATGCCGTCACCGACGCAAACGCTCTGGTGATCACGGCGACGAGTTCTGACTTGACCTTGATTCCCGAAGTAGGAATCGTCATCGCCGGCACGGGAACGGATCGAACCGTCACCGTCACGCCTGCCTCGAATCAATTCGGACAGGCCATGATTCGGCTCACTGTTACGAACGAATTTGGCTTGAGCTCATTCGTGGAGTTCGAGGTGGACGTGGCCTCAGTGAACGACGCGCCGCTCGTAGCAAGCCCCACATTATCGGTCGACGAAGGAGCTGCCGCCCTGTTTGACCTGGGTGCGTTAGCCTCAGATATCGACGGCACAGTTGACGTGACTTCGATAACCATTGTTCAAGGGCAGGGTCCAGTGAATGGAACCGTGGATGTTCACCCCGACGGTACGATCACCTATACACACAACGGCAGCGAAACGACAACGGACTCTTTCAAGTACACCATTCTCGATAATCTCGGGCAGGCGTCGGCAGAAGGGACAGTTACCGTCAACGTGTTTCCCGCGAACGATGCTCCCGACGCGGTCAACGACCTGGAAGCGATCAACTCCGACTCGCTGCCGGTGACGTTCAACGCCCTGGACAACGACACCGATGCGGAAACTCCCGCCGGTTTAACGGTCACGAGCGTCGCGAATGGTGCCACTCAACAACAGGTCGGATTCCAATACCTGGGCAGCTATGGCTTCGTGACGCTTGGCACCGACGGCGTGCTTTCGTACTCCATCGATCCCGCCGCTGTCGATCTGCTACTGCCCGGTGAAACGGCCGACGAACTGATTACGTATGGCATTACCGATGGCGAATTGACGGATACCGCAGTCTTCACCATTCGAATCACCAAGGTCGCAGTTGCCGCTCCGTAA
- a CDS encoding beta strand repeat-containing protein, producing MAASFFGRNRSSRTAQQRRRTFLTVESLEERTVLAGNIAATVSNGYLNLTGDSADNRIEIMRSDSNDVTIRSLDGTTRINGQDGPITLSNVSKGIIANTGDGDDELDITGSSTTVFRVLGDVRLNTGNGDDIIRFTNFSMAGSLTVTMGAGEDQFYGDRDPNLNLVVNGLRVSGVTTIDTGADADLVSIQGSYFNNRFLVNTNLGNDTLDIRTTRFNSLASLNGSSGTDRLNRYDNSFGSSLYIYSFETRTNDFEHSPGSNLGPTVGNDTVTVAEGGSVTVSVLTNDTANNGTINTSSLAIVQQPARGSATVNTNGTITYVNNGSEIASDTFTYTVRDSLGNISNTATVAVTVTPINDIPVAGADSFTIVAGTTTALNLAANDTDAEGRLSLGSIVIVQQPTNGTIGVNANGTVSFTQNGTSVTSDSFRYTIADLDGGVSLPVTVNLTITPAANTAPTIGTLAGVTTNEDTATGTIAVSVNDAETAAAALVVTATSSNQTLVPNGSIAVGGSGTARTLVITPAANLSGTSTITVTVSDGTTTSSQSFLLTVNAVNDAPTIQPISDLTLNQDTASSPFTITLADLETPNGLTVSATSSANGVVAPAGVSITGSGLTRTVIVTPVTGASGTADITLTVSDGTATSTQTFTVDVSATNQLPTVSTLADVTTTVGTTINPINVTVGDAETAAGSLTVSATSNNQALILNNGLVFTGSGSSRVLTITPVSGATGTANVTVTVNDGSGGITTDTFVVTINAAPANTAPTITSIGNQTIAEDGVTSTLAFTIGDAETPLANLQLSATSSNTNLVSLAGIQFGGSGGNRTVVVTPLANASGSSTITVTVSDGTTTSSLSFLLTVNAVNDAPTIQPISDLTLNQDTPSSPFTITLADLETPNGLTVTATSSANGVVAPAGVSITGSGLTRTVVVTPVTGASGTADITLTVSDGSATSTQTFTVDVSAQNQLPTVSTLADVTTTVGTTINPINVTVGDAETAAGSLTVSATSNNQSLILDNGLVFTGSGSARVLTITPVSGATGTANVTVTVNDGSGGITTEVFAVTINAAVANTPPTISAIADQTIVEDGTTGALAFTIGDTQTPLANLLVTATSSNTNVVPLAGIQLGGSGGSRAVIITPAANAGGTADITITVSDGMATATETFTVTVTSQNDAPTISSLANVSVGAGETINPISITVGDVESSTFLIGVTATSDNQALIADSGLSVTGFGDNRTLTITPVAGASGTANVTVSASDGSGGITTETFTVTIGATGANIAPVAANRTATVAEAGSVNIDLGAFATDADGTINVASIVVTQNPTHGTVTVNANGTVTYVHDGSELATDTFQYTISDAQGTASAPATVSLTITPVNDAPVAMNDHIEVNSDVTTAIMLNVLDNDIDVDTEMPLNVTAVIGQQVGQSYQGMYGTIQLNSNGTLSYTIDQTAVDELMAGEVVEEFIIYRISDGSLSANGLVNIDIRGV from the coding sequence ATGGCAGCTTCGTTTTTTGGCCGCAATCGGTCTTCCCGTACCGCTCAACAGCGCCGCCGAACTTTCCTCACCGTCGAGAGTCTCGAAGAACGAACCGTACTGGCTGGCAACATTGCCGCTACCGTCAGCAATGGCTATTTGAATTTGACAGGTGACAGCGCCGACAACCGCATCGAAATCATGCGCTCCGATTCCAACGACGTAACCATCCGGTCGCTCGATGGGACCACGCGAATCAACGGGCAGGACGGGCCGATCACACTCAGTAATGTTTCGAAGGGAATTATCGCCAACACGGGCGATGGGGACGATGAACTCGACATTACTGGGTCGAGCACCACAGTTTTTCGCGTGCTGGGGGACGTTCGGCTGAACACCGGCAACGGCGACGACATCATCCGGTTCACGAACTTCTCGATGGCTGGTTCGCTCACCGTGACCATGGGTGCGGGTGAAGATCAGTTCTATGGCGACCGCGATCCCAACTTGAATCTCGTCGTCAACGGCCTGCGCGTCTCGGGGGTTACGACCATCGACACAGGCGCCGATGCTGACCTGGTTTCCATTCAAGGTTCGTACTTCAACAATCGCTTTTTGGTGAATACCAACCTGGGAAACGATACGCTCGACATCCGTACCACCCGCTTCAATAGCCTGGCGTCACTGAATGGAAGTTCCGGCACCGACCGCTTGAATCGGTACGACAACTCCTTCGGCAGTTCGCTCTATATTTATAGCTTTGAAACCAGAACGAACGATTTCGAGCATTCGCCAGGAAGCAACCTGGGCCCAACCGTTGGGAATGACACCGTCACTGTCGCCGAAGGGGGGAGTGTGACGGTCAGCGTGCTGACGAACGACACTGCCAACAATGGCACGATCAACACCAGCAGCTTGGCGATTGTCCAGCAACCGGCCCGCGGTTCTGCCACGGTCAATACCAATGGCACGATTACCTATGTGAATAACGGCAGCGAAATCGCTTCCGACACATTCACTTATACCGTGCGCGATAGCTTGGGAAACATCTCGAACACGGCCACCGTGGCGGTGACGGTTACTCCCATAAACGACATACCGGTCGCCGGTGCCGATTCCTTCACGATCGTCGCCGGAACAACCACCGCGCTCAATTTGGCTGCCAACGATACCGATGCAGAAGGTCGTCTGTCGCTCGGTTCGATCGTGATTGTTCAGCAGCCCACCAACGGCACGATTGGTGTGAACGCCAATGGCACGGTGAGCTTCACTCAGAATGGGACTTCGGTCACCAGTGACTCGTTCAGGTACACCATCGCCGATCTTGATGGGGGCGTTTCGCTCCCCGTGACCGTCAATCTGACGATCACTCCAGCCGCCAACACGGCCCCGACGATTGGAACATTGGCCGGAGTTACCACCAATGAAGATACGGCCACCGGGACGATTGCGGTTTCGGTCAACGATGCCGAAACGGCAGCTGCGGCACTCGTGGTCACCGCGACTTCCAGCAACCAGACCCTGGTGCCGAACGGCAGCATTGCCGTTGGTGGCTCCGGAACTGCACGCACGCTAGTTATCACGCCTGCTGCGAATCTTTCCGGCACTTCGACGATCACCGTCACCGTGAGTGATGGCACCACGACCAGTTCGCAGTCGTTCCTGCTGACGGTCAATGCGGTCAACGACGCGCCGACTATTCAGCCCATCAGCGACCTGACTCTCAATCAAGATACCGCCAGCAGTCCGTTCACCATTACTCTTGCCGATTTGGAAACACCAAACGGGCTCACGGTGAGTGCAACTTCTTCTGCGAATGGAGTAGTCGCGCCGGCCGGAGTATCAATCACGGGATCCGGTCTTACTCGGACCGTGATTGTCACCCCAGTAACCGGAGCTTCGGGAACGGCTGATATCACGCTGACAGTCAGCGACGGCACTGCGACGAGCACGCAAACCTTTACGGTCGACGTGAGTGCCACGAATCAGCTGCCAACTGTCTCCACACTGGCCGATGTAACCACAACCGTCGGCACCACGATTAACCCAATCAATGTCACGGTCGGTGATGCGGAAACTGCCGCCGGCAGCCTGACCGTGAGTGCCACCTCGAACAATCAAGCGCTGATTCTCAACAACGGGCTGGTATTCACCGGTTCCGGCAGTTCACGAGTGCTGACGATCACTCCCGTCAGCGGCGCAACGGGGACTGCGAATGTCACCGTGACGGTCAACGATGGATCAGGCGGAATCACCACTGACACTTTCGTCGTGACGATCAATGCCGCTCCGGCCAACACTGCCCCCACGATCACTTCGATTGGCAATCAAACCATCGCCGAAGATGGCGTGACCAGCACACTGGCGTTCACCATAGGGGACGCGGAAACACCGCTGGCCAATTTGCAACTGTCGGCCACTAGCAGCAATACCAACCTGGTATCGCTCGCGGGGATTCAGTTCGGCGGCAGCGGCGGGAATCGCACGGTCGTGGTCACGCCCCTTGCCAACGCCTCGGGAAGTTCGACGATCACCGTCACCGTGAGTGATGGCACCACGACCAGTTCGCTGTCGTTCCTGCTGACGGTCAATGCGGTCAACGACGCGCCGACCATTCAGCCCATCAGCGATCTGACTCTCAATCAAGATACCCCCAGCAGTCCGTTCACCATTACCCTCGCCGATCTGGAAACGCCGAACGGGCTGACGGTAACGGCGACTTCTTCGGCCAATGGAGTGGTCGCGCCGGCTGGAGTATCGATTACTGGCTCTGGACTCACGCGCACCGTTGTAGTCACGCCAGTGACGGGAGCTTCGGGGACTGCTGATATCACGCTGACAGTCAGCGATGGGTCTGCGACCAGCACGCAAACCTTCACGGTCGACGTGAGTGCCCAAAATCAGCTGCCAACTGTCTCCACACTGGCCGATGTAACCACAACCGTCGGCACCACGATTAACCCAATCAATGTCACGGTCGGTGATGCGGAAACTGCCGCCGGCAGCCTGACCGTGAGTGCCACCTCGAACAATCAATCGCTGATTCTCGACAACGGGCTGGTATTCACCGGCTCCGGCAGTGCCCGAGTGCTGACGATCACTCCCGTCAGCGGCGCAACGGGGACTGCGAATGTCACCGTGACGGTTAACGACGGCTCAGGCGGCATCACTACGGAAGTGTTTGCGGTCACCATTAATGCGGCAGTGGCGAACACTCCGCCCACGATCTCCGCCATTGCCGATCAAACCATTGTCGAAGATGGTACAACCGGCGCACTGGCCTTTACCATTGGCGACACGCAAACACCACTGGCGAATCTGCTGGTAACTGCCACTAGCAGCAACACGAACGTCGTCCCACTGGCGGGCATTCAACTCGGTGGCAGCGGTGGAAGTCGTGCCGTGATTATCACACCCGCGGCGAACGCCGGTGGAACGGCCGATATCACCATCACTGTTAGCGATGGCATGGCAACGGCAACCGAGACCTTTACGGTTACGGTGACTTCTCAGAATGACGCGCCCACGATCTCGTCTCTGGCCAACGTCAGCGTCGGGGCTGGCGAAACCATTAATCCGATCAGCATCACTGTCGGCGATGTCGAGTCGTCCACGTTCCTGATCGGGGTAACAGCAACTTCCGACAATCAAGCGTTGATTGCCGATAGCGGACTGTCTGTCACGGGTTTTGGTGACAATCGAACCCTAACCATCACGCCTGTCGCCGGTGCCTCCGGCACTGCCAACGTAACTGTATCCGCGAGCGACGGCTCAGGCGGAATCACTACCGAAACGTTTACAGTCACCATCGGCGCGACTGGAGCGAACATAGCTCCCGTGGCGGCCAATCGCACGGCCACGGTGGCAGAAGCCGGTTCGGTGAATATCGACCTGGGAGCTTTCGCGACCGATGCAGACGGTACCATCAACGTCGCTTCGATCGTCGTCACGCAGAATCCGACGCACGGAACCGTCACGGTGAATGCGAACGGCACCGTGACTTACGTTCACGATGGTTCAGAACTGGCAACCGATACGTTCCAGTACACCATCAGCGATGCCCAAGGGACCGCTTCCGCGCCTGCCACCGTCAGCCTGACCATCACGCCGGTGAACGACGCTCCGGTGGCGATGAACGACCATATCGAGGTCAATTCCGACGTGACGACGGCGATTATGCTCAATGTGCTCGATAACGACATTGATGTCGACACAGAAATGCCGCTCAACGTGACTGCGGTGATTGGCCAACAGGTGGGACAATCGTACCAAGGGATGTACGGGACCATTCAGCTGAATTCGAACGGCACCCTGTCGTACACCATCGACCAGACCGCAGTCGACGAACTCATGGCTGGCGAAGTGGTCGAGGAGTTCATCATCTATCGCATCTCGGATGGCAGCTTGAGTGCCAATGGCCTCGTCAACATTGACATTCGTGGTGTGTAG